From the genome of Acinetobacter sp. TR3:
AGCATTGTTAATGGCTGGTCTTGACGGTATCCAAAACAAGATCCACCCAGGCGAAGCTGCTGACAAGAACTTGTATGATCTTCCTCCTGAAGAAGAAGCAAAAATCCCAACAGTTGCTCATAACTTAGAAATGGCAATTGCTGCACTTGAAGCGGATCACGAGTTCCTGTTGAAAGGCGGTGTATTCACTAAAGAAATGCTTGATGCATATATCGAACTTAAAACTGAAGATGTACGTCGTCTTAATACGACGACTCACCCAGTTGAATTTGATATGTACTATAGCTTGTAATACATTCGATTCTGAAAAAGCTCGCTTCGGCGAGCTTTTTTTATGTTTTTGATTCAATTGAAAGTCATACGCTTTTTCCAAAGAAATTCATGTAAACTAGTTGCGATGTTTTTAGTGAGCCAAGCATGCGAAATTTACGACCAAACAGAATTAAGGGGCGAGAGATCCCAGCTGAATTAAAAAAATGGTTGTATGCATCTGGTTCTCTCACTCAGCAATTGACTGATTTGGGTGAGGGAGTATTTCATGTCGAGCGTCTCAACGAACAGTTTCAACGACTCGCTTTTAACGATAGCCAATGGATGCAAATGCCAGCACACCATATTGCATGGGTGCGTGAAACGAATCTATATGGTAATCAGGCACAGGCTTGGGTCAAAGCAAAAAGTATTTTTCCAATTTTAAGCCTACACAAGAAAGCTCGATTATTTCGGCATATCCGTAATAAGCCAATCGGTTGGTTTTTATTTCAACGAACTCATCCAGCTTGTGAAAGAAGGGTTATTTATCTAGAAGAAGGTTGGACTAGACAAAGTTGTTATACTTGGCATGGTTGTAAATTTATCGTGCAAGAGACTTTTCTCCCAGCATTTGAGCAGTTTATTCAACAGCATTGACTCTAAGGATTCATCATGGAAACAGTGCAACATACGACTTGGCGACAACGTTTAGAAGCCTATTATTATTTATGCCGCTTTGATAAGCCAATCGGTACAGAATTGGTTTTTTGGCCGACTATGTGGGCTTTGTGGATTGCTGCAAAAGGGACACCAGATCTTAAAATATTATTGCTTATGATTTTGGGTGTTATTTTTATGCGTGCAGCAGGCTGTGCGATCAATGATTTTGCTGACCGTAAAGTTGATGCGCATGTTGAACGTACAAAAACACGCCCTTTAGCTACAGGTATAATTCGTGCTCGCGAGGCTGTTTTTGTATTTTTAGCTTTAGTTACTGCAAGTGCTATGTTGCTATTTTTCCTGCCGATCGAAACCTTTTATTGGTCATTTGGTGCATTATTTTTAGCGTTTATTTATCCCTTTATGAAACGCTTTACCAATTTACCACAGGTGTTTTTAGGTGCTGCTTTTTCATGGTCAATCCCGATGGCATATACTGCGGTTGGGCAAACGCCAGATTTAACCTGTTGGCTTTTATATTTCGGTAATTTGGCTTGGACAGTAGCTTATGATACACAATATGCAATTACTGATCGTGAATATGATTTGAAAATTGGTGTGAAATCTACCGCAATTTTATTTGGTAATTACGATATACAGATAATTGGTTTATTACAGTTTATTAGCTTGTTATTAATTGGCTCAGCTTTGTATCTGCAACATATTTTTATGCCGTTTGGAATGATTGCATTACTTATTGTTGCAGGGGATTTTGTTTATCAGGCATATAAAACTAAACATCGAGAACCACAGATTTGTTTCTGGGCATTCCGTCACAATCGTTGGGTAGGAATGATAATTTTTCTGGGAATCTTTTTGGAATTAATGTCTTAAAATGACTTATTGGTTGAAAAGTGTCCTATATAGGGCATTTTTTTTGTGCATTAATAAAGCAGCATCTAGTTTCGTGCGCAAGAAACAAAGACAAAAGGATATTTTATGAAACGGTCAAAAATTGCTTTAGCAATGACACTCTCTATTTCAGCATTATTTTTTAACTGCATGTAATGATGATTACACTGGAGTAGATTCGAGTAACCCCCATTTGTATGAAAGCAATTATGCGATTGATACGGTTAATACTGCTGCTTCGATTAAAGTAATGACCTGTAAAATTGCAAATGTTCAAGGGCGAACAGCAACTGCAACAGCGATGGTGCTTTTTCCTAAAGTTGCTAAACCTGTAGATTGTTATCGTATTGTTGTGTGGGAACATGGAACTGTTGGGGTGGGTGATGGTTGGGCACCAAGCAAAAATGTGATTAATCCTCGTTGTAGAATCCTTGCTGATACTCTATTGGTGGCTGGTTACGTTGTGATTGCACCTGATTATGAGGGGTTAGGTATCGCAGATTTAGCATATGGTCGTACCGGCGATGATGGTGCATGCTTGAGTTATCTAGCTCCAGATAGTGCAAATGGGTTGCAAGAGAAATTTAAAGCGGGGATTTTGGCTTTCTTAGTAGACCCTACACATCAAATCACACAGTTTGGTATTGATCTAACTAAGTTTAAAGAAGATGTTGTGGTGCAAAATTTCTTAGCGGCGACTCAGCCTGCAACCAATTCGACTAAAGAAAAAGTAATTAAGACACCTGTCTTACTTATTCAGGGAGAAAAAGATCAAGCGGTATTGCCAGCAGTTACGCAACTGTTAGTTAAGAATATGAAAGAGAATGCTTTAAAATTCTTTCCATAAGCAGCTTATGATGAAAATTATTTATTGGATATCGTACCAAATGCAACGCATACGCAGGCGATCATTTGTAGAAATGCAAAAGCAGTGGAATTTATTCAAAAATATATGTCAGCAGGTACGGGGATTGTGCTGACTGATGATCAAAAAGATGCGGGTCAAAATGCTCAGTCTACAGGTAAATTTTAAGCTTTTATTAAGATCATAACTTTCAAAAAAGAGTCTCTTCATAGCGGCTCTTTTTTGTTATATTGTTACATTAAGATGAGTTGTGTTATTGGAATCTGGATCATTTATGAGTCAACAATCTACTGAAAAGAAGCCGATACCTTGGTTATTAATGAGTCTGGGGCTTCTGATCCCAATCTTTATTATAGGCATGGCATTTCTAGCTGCAAAAAGTGATGCGCAAACCAAGAAAAAATACGATCAACAACATGCAGAAATTGCAAAGAAATTTGAAAAACAGAAAAATGCTGAATCAGCAATTCAGTCTGAATAATCCTTAATTAGAAAATTTGATTTATCGAATGTCCATCTGTAATTGTTTTACAGATGGAATTTGAGTGTAGCGATGCACTTTATACCCTGCCTCTAAAAGCATTTGATCGCGTTTTTTGTCTTCTAATTCTTTTCCAATATGACTTGGATCATCAAGTTCGATGATTGCCAATACATTCATTTCTTGGTCTAAAATCACGAAATCAGTCACTTTGCGATTGAATTGACTACGAATTTTATAATGATCGCTGGTAATTAAAGCACTGAAAGCGACTTGTGTAAGGATGTGATTGTTAGGGAATGCCTGTTTTAGCCTCGTGAACATCTTTGATTCAAATGTGGTAATAACAGGGCGAGCAAAAAACTTCTGCTGTGGTAGAAAAGAACGTAGACAACTAATTAAAAGTAATACTGTGCTAATCAAGCCAATAAGCAAAAAGATAATCTGATTAGATGCAAACATATTTATTATCAATACATGAATAAAAAACCCACTCAATAAGAGTGGGTTTTTAGAATTTTGGCTCTCCCACCTGGGCTCGAACCAGGGACCTGCGGATTAACAGTCCGTCGCTCTACCGACTGAGCTATGGGAGAATCTGGATAGGCATTCTATGCATGAATAGGAGTGTGGTCAAGAGCTGAATAACAAAAAATTTAAATATTGATTTGATTGTACTTTTTATCAGCATTTTTATAAATTTAATGGATAGGATACTTTGTTTTTAGTAGGAGCTAGAGGGAATTTCGGTCAATAAAAAAGCCCATATCATATTGGATATAGGCTTCTTTGAATTTGGCTCTCCCACCTGGGCTCGAACCAGGGACCTGCGGATTAACAGTCCGTCGCTCTACCGACTGAGCTATGGGAGAATCTGAATGCCATTATAGGCAGCTTTTAAAATCGGTCAAGCTAAAAGTGTCATGTTTCTTTCATTTTTTCACTGTATGCTTTTTATTTGCACAATTGGGGCGAAATCGGAAAAATAACTTGAACTTTGATCAAGCTGTTGTTAGATTCGAAACAGAAAAGTGTTTAGATTTTTATCTAGACCGTGTGGATTTAACCCAACTTGCCAGCACTAAAATGGCTAAATCGGAGGTCAAAATGACTATTCTTAGCATTCAATCTATTTTTTCAAATTTATCTTTTTATCAAGATCATTATCTTGAAATCATTGAAGATCCTCAGCGGTATTACACATCAGTTGAAAACTGTTTTTTAAATACATTTCCATTTAAGCAACAGGTTTTATTTCTAGGCGATTTATTGCAACTTTGGTTTGGTGATAAATGGAAAATCCAAAACGCTAAAAATTTATTGACGCAGAAAAATGTATTAACGGTGAATGAGCATTTCCCTTTGTACTTATTTCAGCTCGGTGGTGAGCTTATTTTGGGTGCAAATACTGCATTGGCTTGGTCAGTTGCAGAAAATAAAATTGTAGCTGTACAAGTGAAGAGTATTTGGCAATATGCTGTTTTCAGTCACTTATGCTCACGACCAAAAAACTTTCATGAAAATAAAGCGATTGCATGAAATCATAGTAAGCATAAATCTACAGCATAAAATTAAAGGGCGTATATGTATGTCACTGTATAATTTTTAATATTATCGCCCTTATTTTTGTATCAATCTAAATGAAGCTGATGTATGTCAAGTAAAAGCAAATAAACTATTTTGAAGTATCTTATGAATATAAGATTGTGTTGCAGAAATTATTAAATTCAATGTTTTTTTATTTTCTTCTAAAATTAATTGATAACAATTTTGAATAAAAGGTAAGTTTATAATGAAAGGACAATGTGTTTGTGGTGAAACCACATTTGAAGTTGAATTAAGCAATCATGACGTACATGCTTGTCATTGCTCAATTTGTCGTCGACAGACCAGTGGTGTGATTATGACGATTGATGTGAAACAGGGCAGCTTAAAATTTTTAAAACAAGACCATCTCTCTATCTATAATTCATCGGCTTGGGGCGAGCGTGGGTTCTGTAATGCTTGTGGCACAAATTTATTTTGGCGCACTAAAGATCAGAATTATTGCAATATTAATGCTTTTGCATTGAATCAGTCACCTCAAGATTTGAATTTTGATTTGGAAATCTATATTGATAGTAAGCCTGAGTTTTACGCATTTCAAAATGCAACGAAAAAGATGACTGAAGCTGATGTAGTTGCTTTATTTAATGCAGAAGCAAAAGAATAAATTTTTAGCTGATTCATAAAGAAAAAAAAGAAGCTTCATTAAGAAGCTTCTTTGTATCGCAACTCAGATTATTGAGCGGCTTTTTCTGCTGCAATCGAAGCAATTGCGGCATCAACACCATCAATTGAGTCTGCTGCTTTTTTAATACGCGCTAAAGCATCAACTAATACATCATCAGCAGTTGCATAAGAAATACGCATAAAACCACCTAAACCAAAAGCATCACCGGGTACAACAGCTACACCAGTTTCTTCAAGCAACCATTCAGAGAATTCTGTGCAAGATTTTAAACCTTTGGCACGAATCAATGGACGGATGTTTGCATAGGCATAGAATGCGCCATCAGCAGGTAAGCAAGAGATACCGTTGATTTCGTTTAAACCATTTACAACTAAGTCATGACGGCGTTTAAACGCTTCAATCATTGGTTTTAATACATCTTGTGGGCCATTTAATGCCGCTTCAGCCGCAACTTGTGAAATTGACGTTGGGTTAGATGTTGATTGAGATTGGATGTTTTTCATCGCACCAATGAGTTTTGCGGGACCAGCAGCGTAACCAATACGCCAACCTGTCATTGCATACGCCTTTGATACGCCGTTAAGAACAATTGTACGATCATATAAGTCAGGTGCAATTGTTGCGATGTTATAGAACTCATCTTCCCAACGAATTGGTTCGTACATGTCGTCAGAAGCAATTAATACTTGTGGATGACGACGAAGTACCTCAGCCAAAGCTTCTAATTCAGCTTTAGTATAAATCATACCTGTTGGGTTAGAAGGGCTGTTTAATACAAGTAAACGTGTATTTGGTGTAATAGCAGCTTCCAATTGTTCTGGTGTGATTTTGAAGCGTTGTTCTTCACCACATTTCACAATAACAGGCGTACCTTCAGCAATAATTACCATATCTGGATAGCTTACCCAGAATGGTGCAGGAATGATTACTTCATCACCCTTGTTTAACAAAGCAAGTGCCAAGTTAAAGAAACTTTGTTTACCACCACAAGATACTAAAATCTGGTTAGGTTGGTAGTCTAAGTTATTATCACGTTTTAATTTTGCGATAATTGCTTTTTTTAAGCTCGGAGTACCGTCTACAGCTGTGTATTTTGTAAAGCCTTTATTAATCGCTTCAATTGCAGCATCTTTGATATGTTGAGGGGTATCAAAGTCTGGTTCGCCTGCACCTAAACCAATCACGTTTTTACCAGCAGCTTTAAGCTCAGCGGCTTTGTTGGTTACTGCAAGTGTAGGGGACGGTTTGATAGCATTGACACGATCAGAGAGACGTACGTCCACGGCATTATTCCTTCTTATGGGATTAGAAAATAAAAAAGCAGCTCATTTTAGCTTAAATCGATTTATTTGTGGCTGAAACTTACCTTGATTGAATAAAAAGTTACCAAATTATAGGTTTAGATCGTACAGTACTTTTTTACATATTTTATTTTTAGCAAAATAATAAAAATCTATTACAATAGGCGCTAGAAA
Proteins encoded in this window:
- a CDS encoding GFA family protein; translated protein: MKGQCVCGETTFEVELSNHDVHACHCSICRRQTSGVIMTIDVKQGSLKFLKQDHLSIYNSSAWGERGFCNACGTNLFWRTKDQNYCNINAFALNQSPQDLNFDLEIYIDSKPEFYAFQNATKKMTEADVVALFNAEAKE
- a CDS encoding pyridoxal phosphate-dependent aminotransferase — encoded protein: MDVRLSDRVNAIKPSPTLAVTNKAAELKAAGKNVIGLGAGEPDFDTPQHIKDAAIEAINKGFTKYTAVDGTPSLKKAIIAKLKRDNNLDYQPNQILVSCGGKQSFFNLALALLNKGDEVIIPAPFWVSYPDMVIIAEGTPVIVKCGEEQRFKITPEQLEAAITPNTRLLVLNSPSNPTGMIYTKAELEALAEVLRRHPQVLIASDDMYEPIRWEDEFYNIATIAPDLYDRTIVLNGVSKAYAMTGWRIGYAAGPAKLIGAMKNIQSQSTSNPTSISQVAAEAALNGPQDVLKPMIEAFKRRHDLVVNGLNEINGISCLPADGAFYAYANIRPLIRAKGLKSCTEFSEWLLEETGVAVVPGDAFGLGGFMRISYATADDVLVDALARIKKAADSIDGVDAAIASIAAEKAAQ
- the ubiA gene encoding 4-hydroxybenzoate octaprenyltransferase; amino-acid sequence: METVQHTTWRQRLEAYYYLCRFDKPIGTELVFWPTMWALWIAAKGTPDLKILLLMILGVIFMRAAGCAINDFADRKVDAHVERTKTRPLATGIIRAREAVFVFLALVTASAMLLFFLPIETFYWSFGALFLAFIYPFMKRFTNLPQVFLGAAFSWSIPMAYTAVGQTPDLTCWLLYFGNLAWTVAYDTQYAITDREYDLKIGVKSTAILFGNYDIQIIGLLQFISLLLIGSALYLQHIFMPFGMIALLIVAGDFVYQAYKTKHREPQICFWAFRHNRWVGMIIFLGIFLELMS
- a CDS encoding chorismate--pyruvate lyase family protein, which encodes MRNLRPNRIKGREIPAELKKWLYASGSLTQQLTDLGEGVFHVERLNEQFQRLAFNDSQWMQMPAHHIAWVRETNLYGNQAQAWVKAKSIFPILSLHKKARLFRHIRNKPIGWFLFQRTHPACERRVIYLEEGWTRQSCYTWHGCKFIVQETFLPAFEQFIQQH
- a CDS encoding DUF2726 domain-containing protein — protein: MFASNQIIFLLIGLISTVLLLISCLRSFLPQQKFFARPVITTFESKMFTRLKQAFPNNHILTQVAFSALITSDHYKIRSQFNRKVTDFVILDQEMNVLAIIELDDPSHIGKELEDKKRDQMLLEAGYKVHRYTQIPSVKQLQMDIR